aaaatattttgtttctactCCGTTTTAGCATAAACGTACAGAGCCATTCACTGTTCTTATAAGTGTCCACCACTAGAGGTCAGTATAATATTTCCAGATTGAATAAACAAGTCTATTTCCCTTTAAACATAATATTATCCTGTTCATATTGAACCGTCACTGCTCTTATAATTGgctccaaaaaaacaaaagaaaagaaaaaaaacaaattaacaaattttacatttaatataatttcttcCAGCTTTTTTAGCTTGATCAAAAGCTTACTGTTATTGATGGTGTGAGCATTCTCCAGAGCTCCCAGCTGCTGCAGACGAGCATGCAGGATCCCCGCCCTGCTACGAGACACAGGCAGAGTCAGAGACTTTCTGTCTGCGGCTACAGGTCCTGCTCCCTCCTGACTCCTGGGAGAAAAATGGAAGACACCATAACATTTAGGCTACTGGTGAGAGCAGAAATCACTCATCCATTTACAGATGTCTCTATAATTTGAGTGTTTTGACatgtgaaacaaacaaacaaaaaaaaagagcagcggACAAAATACAGCCGATATTAAAGTGTGGAAAATCACCATCATGCACTTAAACTAGCACAGAGAGAATGAAGGAATAAAGCTCTTACCCGTGCAGGAGGGGCCAAGGGCCACAAACATATTCACAAAACAACTTGGCAGCAGTGTTAAAGATAAAAGATAAAGCCAAGAACTAAAGATTAAAACCTTCTGAGCAGTtagacgtgtgtgtgtgtgtgttattgcacagattaaaaccattttattttatttcaagaattaaatcaataaactatgTGATCAGACAGACTTTACCTAGCAATGAATCTTTTCCCCATGTATCTGAACTGATGGAGGCAGATTCTGCaggacaaaaatacaaacaaataacttagcagcaaagaaaacacattttagggAACATCATGCTGTGTCTCTTGAACCAGACTGCGGTGAACTCGGTGAAATCGTTATATAGAGTTTCTTTTCACCGCCTCCCCATTGAGGCAGTCAATGCTAGTACTTACTCTATTAGAGTAAAGAAGTCCATTAACTCTGATGGAGTTGCTTTGTTCCAATATGCAAACAGGGCTTCTACAGGTGGCggaaaggaaaaataaaccaGCAAGAAAGCATTAATATGCTGCATAAAACATGCTGTTTAATACAGAGGCTTGCAAAGTGTTGGAACCTCTTGAACTCGTTCTCATTTTGACacctaaaaacaacatatttcaaTGTAATCATTAGCTAGATCTGCCCCAACATTCCCAGTAATACTTGTTAAAATCCATCTTTCCCTTAACATCAATGTCAAATAAGGAAATTTATCCCCCTTACTTTGCAGacgttttatgtttttatttatttaagaaccTAAAAATGGcaatgaaattttttttgttgtctagGGGCCAAGTTGAAAACTTATcttttcccatttatttttactctaagGTATTTTGCAGAAGTGAATTGCGtgatctattacataaaatacactgaagtttgtggtttgaatatgataaaaaagaacaagttCAAGGCACTGAGTAATCCAAGTCCAACCTGCAGTCCTACCTTCTGACATGCTCTTGAGGATGTGCAGAAAGCACATGAGCAGGTTTCCGATCTCGTCCCGGTCCAGTTTGTCGCAACGCAGCACGGTACTGCCCACTGCTGACACACACTGGCTCTGATGTAAACAGCAAGAGAATCAATGTTGGTATAAGTTGGCAAAGTAGAGGCAAAAAGCCCAAGCAGAGCACTCAAAAGAAAACCCCAAACAAGAGTCAGAGAAGTCCACTCAGTTGACGCTACAACAGCAAAGAAGTGGAAACACTTCAAATAAAGGGTTTATAATGAGCCGATGGAGAGCCACCCAAAGTCACACTGAGTACTTGTACTGGTCCGTTTTCCCAATGTCCTCCGTCCGGTCCAGAGTCTGCAGCTGCTTTCTGAATCTCAGAGTCTCTGTCCAGCAGCAGGTCAGGCAGAGGCACAGTGAGCAGAGAGAAGTCCATAGTGACCCGCTTGGTAGTACGGTTCAGAGGCGGAGCACACTCCTCTGGGTCCAGGGGAAGGGGGGGCACATTGACAGAGTGCCTTCTGGGAAATCTCTCAATGTGTTGGAGTTGGGAGGTCAAAGAGTGCCTGTGTGACCTCTTTAAGGAAGGGGTGGCAATAatgtagaaatgaaagaaatgagTCAAAACACATTGGGTGGGTAACTTTAACACATAAAACTAAACAGACTACCCCACACTGTAGGACGCAGTGCACAGATGCTTActagtaaaaatactcttaattattttgtagattttgtcacattacaatcatAAATATTAGGATTATATGTGAGAAACAAGCACAAAGTGTTTTGCAGAATCACAGAACAGGATTTATGATTAGGTGACTTTACACACAAGTGGTGTCTATTTATTATAGCGCTCAGTTAACCTGAAACCCTTTACCCTTTACTCTGATAAAGGGTAAAGGGTTGATTTTTCCAGCCTTTTACCCTTTATCAGAGTAAagggctggaaaacacaaatgtaCTTCACAGATTTTAGagttttagatgtaaaaaagaaaaaaaaagagttggaaaacaacatttttccttCCGTCTCTCAAGTTATGCCCTACTTTATATTATAAATGTAATCgaatacattgaaatttgtagACTCagcttgacaaaatgtgaaaagtttaaataagtaaaaatacttttttttgaaGTATACTTgtatctgtttcttttttcttttctgggaACACAGAAgctattttgattttctttcataaaggggagtaataatataacatgatgtaaaggtCAAAAAAGTTGATTGCTCCTTGAACCGATTTGAATTTCTGGTCCTTTTTAGCATCCTTTATGGTGAGTAACTGTTGCCATTGGATAGTAATTGACATATTGGAGTAGGCTTTTCAAATGCCAAACATGTGACGCCTTAAATAATAGATAAGAGCTTAATCTAGACGCACCTTCTCCAAAGAGTTGGTCTTGTCACTGCTCTTGTCCAGAAGGCTGTTTGCAGAGTCGGTGGAGGCCAGAGAGCCTCTGGAGTCTGCGTGGTGAACCGAGCTCACGTTAGGAGTGGAGCTGTGAGGAGAGGCTAATGAAGGAAAATAGGATATATTAGCGCTCTCAGTGATGTTTTAGCTGGAGAATCGTTTGAAGCAAGGCAGCGAGGAGTCGGTCACCTGTCCCAGAAATGACCCCAAACACATCTTTGTGGAGCGCGTTTTCTATGCAGCTTCCAGGTTTTTGGGGAGTCACCATGGAGTTTGGAACAAGGGAGTCTTCCCTCATGTTCtgacaaggaaaacaaaaaccaaaaaaaacacaaccaccACCAAAGAGTGAGAAAGATCATCTGCAATTTGGATTCCCACCACCAGGTGGCAGGCTTACATTGTGGTTGCTGAGGGGAGCTGAGTCCTTGATGTCAAGCCTGTAGACGTTTTCCTGAAGAAGGCCAAACAGCGGGAGGTAGAGCGTGGCGAGTCTGGCTTGGTgactctgaaataaaacaaaaaaagattttactaataaatttattttagaagttaaaatctctaaaactatttctgttttaaataaggTAAAGAAGTTACTAAACAAAAAGGCTTTGtatattttctattatttactGATTGGGGGATTATATAGACACCCAATATTTATACAGTCAAACTTATTGAAACTGTTCTAAAATTCATGTGCAAAGcacataaaccttttttttttactatacaATATTCTAAacagatttgtaaaaagaaaaagcaaatacaacttaaaaggaacagaaattttaaaaaaaatttgattcaaAACGACGACAATGAAAAAATGAGTTTGAGTTAAAGGTGGCAGTTTATGGAATAATCTAAATCTCTTTCTGCAttcaaaagaaattagaaaattgTCACAATGAAGTCATATGGcatttgatttttgtgtgtatttgaaaaatgtcattaacagttttccaattttctttttatgtgaatAGAGGGTAGATATTATATGTTTATACTTCTTTTTGCTCCTTTTCGTTCATGATTTCTTGAAGTTGTTACATGAACTATTCACTTTAATTATtgagtgaaaaatgaaaatgaataaataaaaataaaaaatggaagtAAGGAGTCAGACTGTGTAGGTATTTTGTAACGTCAGATACACAATCAGAAAGCTAAAACAGCAACTAGCATTGCTTACCTTAGCAGCGTAGCGGTCGTCAAATGTGTGTTTGATCATGAGTCCCTTGAGCACCTGAACGGCGATCTGGCGGATGTCTCTGGGCTCCTGGAGGGCCCCGCCCACCTCCCGCAGCAGCAAGCCCACCAGGAAGTGGTTTCGGCAGAAGTCGTCGGTCAGGGAGTAGTCCAGCTGCAGATCTGCAGCAAAGCACAAATCAAGAGATGGaactttttgttaattatgaaacaaaaggcaataaaaaaaaggaggtTTATAGACGTGGTCACCTTGAAATCTCTGTATTCTGCCTTTGCCAAACGGCATGGGAAGGTTCAGAGGGATGTAGTGCTCGTGGTTGCAAACCACCCGCAGGAACTCAAACTTAAACTCAAACAGAGTCTGGAAGAGACATAAGATAAGCAACTTTTTATGGCAAACGATTAATCTTAGAAAGAAatctttgtgtttaaaaaagaaaaacacctttGGGTCTCCAGGCACGAAGCAGTTCATGTAGTTATTGATCTGCTTGAATACAAATCCTCTGTCCATGAAGGTGAAGCAGTGCTGGATGCAAAGTAGACAGTGAGTCACATTTTATCTTCCTAAAAGCTTCCCTAGTTGTTAAACATAAACTTTCCCTGCAGAGCAGAAGGGAGGAGGGCCAACCTTAATGAAAAGTGCCAGGCTGTGGTTGGCGTTGCGAGAAGCGTCAAGGTTATCCTTGTATTTCTGGGTGATGTGCGGCATCAACATGTTGACCAGAGTTTCCACGGCGTGGTAGAAGGACGCGGAAAAACGCTGGTTCCTCGAGAGCTGGGAACAGGAAACAGGGGGAGAAGGAGGACGGGCGTTAGGCTCGCATGGGATTACCTCAGGAAGAGaaggaaatagaaaataaaacacatactTTGACTTTACCGCTCTCCGTGAGGTAGTAAGCCATCGATTTTACCAGAGCTTCAAAGAAGTACCATGAGTGCTGCAACACAGAACAAAAAcgtcagtggaaggaaaagaaaagttaGAAGTGGGATCTGGTTTAACTTACCAGATAAACACTGAAGTATGAGAGTGAACATTTTGATTAGCTATAGGTATACCATGTTGCTCACCACAGTTTCTTAATATGCAAACACCTGGTTTCTTTAACAGTTTAGTTGTGACAAACTCTATATGAGTTTATCACATTAAAACTCATTTGTGAAGACATTTGTACTTTCTTGTTATTGTTGTTCCCAGATAAATTGCTcttaaagataataataattgtaGAGTGTTCTACATCCAAAGCACAAAGTTAACTTTTGCCCACATTTACACTCAGAAAAGTAATTCAGCTGGAGAAACAAGAACATTAGagactgaaaagaaatttggGGATTCTGAAGAAATAGTAACAAGTCTTCGACATAAAGTGAAACTTGATGCCTGGAACGTGCTGAAAACATCAGATAAAGTGAGGGAGTTTCActtaaagtgaaaaagtttaGATTTGTAAAAATCAGTACAAACTAAATAAGAACTAATTCcttccatccaaccatccaagTACTGTATTTCCATCTGCAACTTAGTCCTGGTAACGTTAAGAGTGATTTTGCCCCTTTATAGTGTAAACCTTTGCATACAAATAGCATTTTTTCAGGTAAATTTGGTGAATTTGTGTTTAGTCCTACCTCTGTATTTGTACAGCAGAGTAATAAGCACGTTCAGGTTACCTTTAGCAACTTGTTGCTTGTTAAAAAGTCAGTGGATGGCTTGAGAATGGCCGTCATGGCTTTAGCCAGCTCTTCGTGAACCGTTCTTAGACAGATGGATGAGTAAGGCTCTGGcttaaacacaaactgaaaggagaaaaatatcaCTAGTATATGTTAGTTGTTCCAGGAACACACTGAATATCATTGTCAAGTGATATGATAACAAAACTTCACCTTGACGAAAGATCTTAGGTAATGCTCAAGTCCCTCCTCATGGCACTGCGCCACCACATGAACCATTACCCTGAAGaaaagcagaggagaaaaagggcaaaagaaatcacatttctgttatttcagtGTGACAGCAGGtcttgaaaaacacaaagagtgTGCCAAATGTCcaatgaaaagaagaaacatgGCATTTAGGAGAAAATATCTACCTGGTAACGTTGATGGCCACATCCTCATGTGTTGCTCTGGTGAGGATGCAGAACAGCTGGTTGAGGATTGTGGGCAGGAAGTTGACCATCACATGTCCCTCCATTGCATGAAGACTCTAAAAAAGATGGGGAAAAAATCCAATAATATTTGCAAATCTTAGcttttgaaaagaaatggtTACTAAATGAACTGAACTCTTGTTTGCTTTGGGTATTTAAGGGTAATGGAGCTCATAATACCTTCAGGTATTTAATCAGCTCTCCCTCTGAGGCTTGCTCTGACATGTCCATGCTTTGACAGTGTTGGAAGAAGTTGTGCAGATGCTGATCCTGGTGAAAACATGGGATGCGATAAATAATTTAACTGAAGAGACGGAATCATTGTTCTCAATCCAGAAAACCCCATAAAAAGACGCAGCAGGTCCTTAGATTGAGCATGAAGGAAGTGTGTTTACCTGAGTGTAAACCGTAGATACAAGATGGGTGGAGAGTGTGAACAGCGGTTTGCCTCCATCTACCCATTTAATCTCGGAGCCAGATTGCTGCAGTGATAAATGCGTATGAATTATTGTGCTGCATACTGATCAATGCAAAAGTGACTCTGAATATGAAAGCTGTATCCCCACATGGGATACTGCtttcatatttcataaaaacaaaaacagctcaatattaacattatttcaattttatgaTGTTATAATTTCATACTACATTTTTTGAATTTACATaacttttcctcttctttttcctttttctcattCGCTAAATAATTTTGGATCTAGACTTTGGTTAGATTAGAGATTCAAGCCTTTAAAGACATAAATTGCAAAAGTgatcaaacagatttttatgtgcagtcattaaagtttaaatctttttaactaCTTATTCAATATGGTAAATAATAGATAAGTTAATGAATGCTACAGTTGCCtgttaagctttttttttttttaaagtggcaCGAGCAGTAGACTGGAAGaagaatttatatttatttcagtgaagTCAACATAATTGTATGTATGATGGCCACATCCATCATACATGAACTGAACTGGTTCATGTATGAACCAAGTCAACATAATTGTATGTTGACTTCACTGAACTCAACATTTCAGTGAAgtgttgaaaaatgaaaacagcacacattttcattttcttatatttttgaaTACACAATGGCAAAtgtaacagtttattttatagCTTCAGTTGTTTGTCTTCTTAATTCATTAGAAAACTCACAATCttagagaataataataataaaaagatttttacaaaGCAAATTAGAAGAAAACAAGAGGAATATAGGAAACCCTGAACCGTATAataagttttgattttgtttactCATCTGCGCTTTgataattgcatttatttattcatttagttaTTTTGAACTAGTAAGAGTTGATGATGCCGTTTGCTTTTAGAGGTTTAGACAGAATAGTTCCTACTACATTTGGaaaatttaaactaaatgcatttatcaatatttattttcttcttttccttgtTTGCTATTTTTAGGCGACTGAATCTTGAACATTGTTGTTTCTCTATAGCCGGGCAGCAacagctgtgtttctgttttacaccAGGAGATTAAATTGAAATGCTAAAGAATCAGATGCATATCAAGGCGATGCTGGTACATTATTTGCCTAAAGCGGTGCATCGTCTTTCACTACTGAAGCATGAGGGACAAAACTGTGATGGGGTTTTACTGTACAGCGGAGATTAGAATATGGCtgtaattaaaatcataataaagaAATCTCCATCAAACACTTCAGAGGCCTGTGTTATAGATTAAAGCTAAGCAGATTTCTGGGGCGTTTGGTGTAAAAGCCTGCGGGGCCTGCATAAGGTCCCAATCCAATCTCAGCTAACAAGATTTCTGTCTTTTAACCTTGAGACGCTAAATGAAATGACAACGGTTCGGTTGTGTTATCATATTTGAGGCttgaatacaaataaatttgcagAAAATTCAAGAGTCAAACGTCTATTCATATCCAGACCCTCACGTGGCCTTTCGCACGCCAatctaaaaatctaatttcttaaCTGTTGTCACCTTGCTAGCGCCATCCTGGGAGCTGAGGTAGCCAGCAGGTAGATTTGCAGcgacaggaagctgctgttcGTTCATGATGACCCTGCCGCCGTCCTTCAGGAGCGGCAGCCAAGCTGAACCCACTGaacacagtaaataaaaaaagatgtagCTGTGTGTTTGTTACAGTTTACACAGAAATGAACATATATAAGATATGCCCAGGGGTATTTAGCAGCCTACCAGGAGTCTCTACTACATCCTTCTTCTTGCTATTGTTGTCACAGCTGACGTGATAGAAGCTGAAGAGAAGGTGATGTTTCTCATGCAGCTGAGTCGGCAGCTCTATTTTAATCTGTAGGCAGAAATATAAAGAGATTCATTCTTCCTCTGATTTATTGACGATTCAATCTTCGAATAAGCCTTTACATAAACTAACTCTAATGAGGAACAGCAAGCAGGAATACCTCGTCGTAGAACTCGGGGTTATGCTGGTGGTGGAGAACGGCTGCGTAAGCCTGTTTGGTGAACAGAGGTCCTCCGGGTCGGCCGTAGATGCACTGCAGCAAAGACGGATGTAAGAGATGAAAGagtgaacaaatatgtaagCGTTTTGCACCTTTAGACCTTTCTAGGCTCTCTTTCACCTGCTCTCACAAAGCATAATGTCGTCTGCAAACATTGTAATCCATGAGGGATTGTCCAATATGTAGCTATATATAAGTTAAagattttttactatttttctgCTCAAGAGTTTGGGGGgagttttgggggttttttcaacCTAGAGCACTCAAACAGATATAATGAGAAGAGCATAGTGTTTTGTGTAAATGTACCTTCAGTTGCTGGGCTTCGTCCTCATCAGAGTCCTTAAATTCAACACATACAGCAATGTTCCTTGCCTGCAAATGggtgacaaaaacacaaaaatacaaattaaaatcaggaGATAAACATGGAGAGTGTAAATTTGTGTGTGTACAAACACTTCAAGTAGATTTCCGAGAGTTGCCTTATTAAATATCTTTGGCTTCCTGTAACCAGCTGAcctatttggaaaaaaaacattcaaaaaccCACTCCTCTGTTTTAATATATTAATCAAAAGCTGACGCTTGGCATGCAGATAATTCTCTCCGGCTCTGCAGCTGGCCTAAATGAGCTGGAGGCCGTTGCCAGTCGCCTCATGGGCTGAACAGGAGCACAAAGTGATGATTATAAGAGAATGCCTGCCAAATAGAGGAATTGCTTTCCAAATAGGATAGCTTATATGCTTTGGACCTACAGTTCATGTTGCAGATAAGCTCTGGCtattcaaaacaacaaattaaaagaatgtatgcattttttcttttgttatgtaaaaaacaacaacacaagcTTGGGGATAAACGTGAatgaaaagacaataaaacattattttggttATGGTAATGCACTGTAACTACATGCCATCACTACCTTTTCTATACGCACCTTTGCAAACGATTTTTGTCCGTCATACTTGAGGTGTTTCGGGTAAACATACAGGTGGTTTTTATATATAGTGAATGGTTGGGCGCACTTAGCAATACACGGCACAAACTCCTCCACCTCCAGGAGAGCGCTGCCTGAACCATTTTGTTCAAAGTTTCTTACAGGGATGTATGAGGTAGTGACACAGTCTGCAAGCAGCAAGGTTAGAGGGATACTTATTAACTTCTAGTCATTTAAATAGATGATTAGAAGAAGTtctgagaaaattaaataaataaaggtttacTGGGTACGTCCGGTGCGACGTTATCAATAGTAACATCTAAGTTCCCCAACAGCACAGGGAGTTTGGCCATTTTTTCTGGTCTGCAGGgaaaacagaggaagaagaacTTATTAGAAAAATACCAAAGCACATTTGGAGGACAGGAAAAagaataataacaacaacaacaaaactcccTGAACACAACATACTTTCTGAAGTCAGTGAGGAGCTTGAACATGTCCTCGTCAGACAGCTTGCTGCTGTCCTGTCTGTAAAGAGCTGAGAAGCGAGCGTTTTTCTCCAGAGTTCCTGATGCATCCTTGAATACCGgcctgcagaggaaaaaaacGTAAGAACCTGAATATATGGGATAGCTAGGCGTAACACATTTATACAACTTTATGTTAGATTTGCATGCCAATATGACagacaacacaaacagaaaatagacTTGGTgtttaaaggctttttatttttacttttaagtgAAGGGTTTTATCTacctttttcaaaatattttattgtaataataCTCAGTTGGCACCTTGCCGACAATTTACTCCATGTTTGTGATGAAGTAGATGTCTGGCAAAAATAGTGTTTTCAAATGCACAAtatgaatgatttttttcagaatatcGATCTTTACTATAGTTTCTGTCTCtattgtttgtatttcaaaCCAGAATTTTAGATCCCTTTaagattatattatatttattctatATATAGCTGGCGGAGAAAGTCGGCCCAACCAGGACTCTTCCCTTTTGTTCTGGGAGAATCTGAACTGACTTTATCTGAAAGTCTGTGAACTTTTCCAGTTCCCATCGTTTCTCCCGCTCACAAACCCTTTCCATCAGAATTACTATTCTATTACTATGTGAAATAGGTGGAACATATCTGGAGTTTTAATGTCGGTACCCTCAGTGCACAACCACCTGTCCATCTACACCACATCGAGTCTATCGTAAGCCAACTTCGCACCTTGCAGCCCAGGCAAACGGCATCCTGTACTGTCCCAGTCTGCTGCAGGCTGTCTTGGTGTTCTTCAACACCTTTTGAGCCACCTAAACaagaatgtatttatttaatgtgattATCTACTAATACAAGAAGGTGAATATCTCTGCTTGTGTACTCACTTTGGTGGAGTCTGAGCTCTTCATGTAAGGTTCGGTGCAGTGGGTGATGCCCCCTTGGAGGACCTTCTCAATTCTGGCAACCAAGAAGATCTCTGGGTGGGGGCAAGTTACAGAGAAGACCCCCTGTGTGGGGTAGTGAGGAGCCAGGCCAAGGGGACCATCGCCGATGATTTCCGAATTGGACCCGTTGCCTTGACCACATGTCATTTGGCGAACCAAAGGGTGGTTGAGATCCACGCGGAAGTCGGCGGAGATCTTTCTGCTGTTCTGGACATCGAACAGGGACAGGACCACGTAGAACGGTTCAACCTGTGGAGAAAGAAGAAAcacaggaaggagaggagatgaaatgttttgtaaaggCCAAGAGAAGGAGTGAAATATCAAAGAAGACAACAGATGTTCCTCCTCCCAAATGTACTTCACAGTTTTCGTCCGGCCCAAATGGATCTTATTGTTTACGCTTTCCACCATCGTTCCCATTACACAAGGCTCTTTATCTGAGGTTCGTGCAGCCTTGTGCTAAGAGCTTTCACGGCTAAGCATCTTGTGTAAGGAAGAGTTCTCCTTTCACTAAAAGTGACGTCAGGAAACCACATTTAGTGCTAATGCTTCATGTGAAGCCCTGGCTGGGAGTCAGGATACCAACCCATCAATATGAGCTTTAACAATCAACCATCCAAATGGGCCATGTGAACAATTTAAAACTCCCTGGCATTTGCGTAAATGCCGGGGAGCACTTCAGACTCAAGTGAACTTTCTGCTCAACAACAAATGCATCCGAAGCTCTCAAGCATACGTTAGTGGTGGGCCCCTCTTCGTTTTCTGTGACGCAGCCCTGCAGGTTGAATGACAGGTTGTGACAGCTGACCAGGACTCTCTTCCCGAACTTCTCTTCAAACGGACGCACATCTGGTTCGATGCCAGAAAAGTCCAGTTTCTGTGACAAACCGTAGTTGTTGTTGTTAGAAGGCTTCAATCTTGTCACAATACTTATAACCCAGAACGTCCTCACCTGAGTGTCTGGATCCAGAGTAAACAGCTTTAGGCGAGCTTCACTTCTCATTCTGGATTCAATATCTCTGGCAGTCTGGTAgaaatcaaatgaaatgttttaaaaaacgGCTGTTACCTGGGCAGGATATAGAATAAGTCGGAAAGCACTTGAATCTGGTATCTGGTGAGAGCTGTAAAGCAATACAAGTACAGTGACCTTTCTGTACATTTGTAATCAGATCTCTGGGAGGTCATTGGGTTTTTATTTCccaaaaattttgaaaatgatgTATCCTTTTCTCTCCCCTTTTCACCATGTTATCTTGGTctaacacataaaatcccaacaaaatgcACCACTGTTGCTTGTTGTGACCTAAAAACTTGTGcaaaagttcaagaggtgtgaatacttttgattaagaaaccaaaacaaaatgctgaaatgCAAGTATAAAGGTAACAGCAGCGAATAACAAATCTATCTGGGATCAtcaatgttgtttatttttaaagaaaacaaataggTCTAAGTGATTGTTTTTAGAATGCCACTCCCTCGGAGGAGAAGTATTCCACTTGGAGAAGCAAACACATTTATCCAGATGTGCGCAGAATGGCCACCAAGTGGAAAATGTGGCTCCAGGAAACACAGACATTTGACTAATTAGCTCAAAGCTTCGATTACAAATAACCAGGAGACTTTCTGCACATCAAGTCCTACTGGGGCTCACAAGCAGTAACAGATTTGATTTGTTGGGTGACATGAATGAAGGTGTAGCTTAAAAAGATAAACAGGTTACCTGAAAGTTGTCTTGAAAGCTTCCAGAGGAAAGCTCTGCTTTTCCATGCTCCTCATCTGTTAGAGAGATCAGCATGAGTTTTGTTAGCTGTAGATGTTATAGCAGAACCAGAatgaagtgttgttttttttttttttttgcctttctggaaacaccaaaagaaaaacatttaggtTAAGAAGCTATGGATGATTTTCAAAGTCTAACATTACTCCTTGGGGGggaaacttaaaaataaaaccatgcaaaaagctttaaaatccCACAAGATATTTGGAACAAATGCACTAGAAA
This region of Xiphophorus hellerii strain 12219 chromosome 24, Xiphophorus_hellerii-4.1, whole genome shotgun sequence genomic DNA includes:
- the LOC116716135 gene encoding dedicator of cytokinesis protein 9-like isoform X6, yielding MATGPPEPRKFTRGLNKPGTAAELRQSVSEAVRTSVLMVKPKIIEPLDYENVLLQRKTQIISDVLRDMLQFPTEDFQISTLRRQGRTLLSTVPETAEKEASSLFVQECIKTYKSDWHVVNYKYEEYSGDFRQLPHKVLRPEKLAAHVFEVDEDVEKDEDAASLGSQRGGVSKHGWLYKGNMNSAISVTMRSFKRRYFHLAQLGDGSYNLNFYKDENTSKEPKGTIFLDSCMGVVQNSKVRRFAFELKMQDKTTFLLAADSEAEMEEWISILNKILHSSFEQAMQEKRNGDLNDDEEHGKAELSSGSFQDNFQTARDIESRMRSEARLKLFTLDPDTQKLDFSGIEPDVRPFEEKFGKRVLVSCHNLSFNLQGCVTENEEGPTTNVEPFYVVLSLFDVQNSRKISADFRVDLNHPLVRQMTCGQGNGSNSEIIGDGPLGLAPHYPTQGVFSVTCPHPEIFLVARIEKVLQGGITHCTEPYMKSSDSTKVAQKVLKNTKTACSRLGQYRMPFAWAARPVFKDASGTLEKNARFSALYRQDSSKLSDEDMFKLLTDFRKPEKMAKLPVLLGNLDVTIDNVAPDVPNCVTTSYIPVRNFEQNGSGSALLEVEEFVPCIAKCAQPFTIYKNHLYVYPKHLKYDGQKSFAKARNIAVCVEFKDSDEDEAQQLKCIYGRPGGPLFTKQAYAAVLHHQHNPEFYDEIKIELPTQLHEKHHLLFSFYHVSCDNNSKKKDVVETPVGSAWLPLLKDGGRVIMNEQQLPVAANLPAGYLSSQDGASKQSGSEIKWVDGGKPLFTLSTHLVSTVYTQDQHLHNFFQHCQSMDMSEQASEGELIKYLKSLHAMEGHVMVNFLPTILNQLFCILTRATHEDVAINVTRVMVHVVAQCHEEGLEHYLRSFVKFVFKPEPYSSICLRTVHEELAKAMTAILKPSTDFLTSNKLLKHSWYFFEALVKSMAYYLTESGKVKLSRNQRFSASFYHAVETLVNMLMPHITQKYKDNLDASRNANHSLALFIKHCFTFMDRGFVFKQINNYMNCFVPGDPKTLFEFKFEFLRVVCNHEHYIPLNLPMPFGKGRIQRFQDLQLDYSLTDDFCRNHFLVGLLLREVGGALQEPRDIRQIAVQVLKGLMIKHTFDDRYAAKSHQARLATLYLPLFGLLQENVYRLDIKDSAPLSNHNNMREDSLVPNSMVTPQKPGSCIENALHKDVFGVISGTASPHSSTPNVSSVHHADSRGSLASTDSANSLLDKSSDKTNSLEKSQCVSAVGSTVLRCDKLDRDEIGNLLMCFLHILKSMSEEALFAYWNKATPSELMDFFTLIEICLHQFRYMGKRFIARSQEGAGPVAADRKSLTLPVSRSRAGILHARLQQLGALENAHTINNMYCHTEADVNSQCLLEANVSTEVCLTVLDTLSTFIMGFKTQLNSDLGHNPLMKTVFQVHLCFLQIPQSEAALKQVFTSLRTFIFKFPCTFFDGRADMCASLCYEILKCCNSKLSFIRNDAAHLLYFLMKSNFDYTGRKSFVRTHLQVVIAVSQLIADVIGIGSTRFQQSLSIVNNCANGDKSIKHTAFPSDVKDLTKRIRTVLMATEQMKEHENDPEMLVDLQYSLAKSYTSTPELRKTWLDSMARIHNKNGDLSEAAMCYIHVAALVAEYLWRKGMFRQGCSAFRVITPNIDEEAAMMEDVGMQDVHFSEEVLLELLEECADGLWKAERYELIADVYRLIIPIYEERRDFEKLTHLYDTLHRAYTKVMEVMHSGKRLLGTYFRVAFFGQGFFEDEDGKEYIYKEPKFTPLSEISQRLLKLYSDKFGPENVKIIQDSGKVNPKDLDSKYAYIQVTHVTPHLDDKELDNRKTDFEKSHNIRRFVFETPFTVSGKKQGGVEEQCKRRTILTTTHCFPYVKKRIAVMYQHQSDLSPIEVSIDEMSAKVGELRLLCSASEVDMIRLQLKLQGSISVQVNAGPLAYARAFLDDSSAKRYPDNKVKQLKEVFRQFVDACGHALAVNERLIKEDQQEYHDEMKANYRDMTRELSDIMHEQINPVEDGTRSTLSDSMGIFNAISGTPNTNSQGSTTVL